A genomic region of Magnolia sinica isolate HGM2019 chromosome 6, MsV1, whole genome shotgun sequence contains the following coding sequences:
- the LOC131249428 gene encoding small ribosomal subunit protein eS1z codes for MAVGKNKRISKGKKGGKKKAVDPFAKKDWYDIKAPSIFNVRNVGKTLVTRTQGTKIASEGLKHRVFECSLADLQADEDQSYRKIRLRAEDIQGRNVLTNFWGMDFTTDKLRSLVRKWQTLIEAHVDVKTTDNYTLRMFCIGFTKRRPNQVKRTCYAQSSQIRQIRRKMREIMVNQATSCDLKELVQKFIPEVIGKEIEKATSSIYPLQNVFIRKVKILKAPKFDLGKLMEVHGDYSEDVGVKLERPADEPIAEAEAEVVGA; via the exons ATGGCGGTCGG GAAGAACAAGAGGATTTCCAAGggaaagaagggaggaaagaaGAAGGC ggtggATCCCTTCGCCAAGAAGGATTGGTATGATATCAAAGCTCCGTCGATCTTCAATGTCCGGAATGTTGGCAAAACTCTCGTCACCCGTACGCAGGGGACCAAG ATTGCTTCTGAAGGTCTCAAACACCGAGTGTTTGAGTGTTCCTTGGCTGACCTCCAGGCTGATGAGGATCAGTCCTACAGGAAGATCCGTCTTAGAGCAGAGGATATCCAAGGAAGGAATGTCCTCACAAACTTTTGG GGAATGGATTTTACAACCGACAAATTAAGATCACTGGTCCGTAAGTGGCAAACCTTGATTGAGGCGCATGTAGATGTGAAGACGACAGACAACTACACCCTGAGAATGTTTTGCATTGGATTCACCAAGAGGCGCCCTAACCAGGTTAAGCGAACCTGTTATGCCCAGTCAAGCCAAATCAGACAG ATTCGCAGAAAAATGAGGGAAATCATGGTTAACCAGGCAACATCCTGTGATCTCAAGGAGTTGGTGCAGAAGTTCATCCCTGAGGTGATTGGAAAGGAGATCGAGAAGGCGACATCCAGCATCTATCCTCTGCAGAATGTCTTCATTCGGAAAGTCAAGATCCTCAAGGCcccaaaatttgatcttggcaagCTGATGGAG GTTCATGGTGACTACTCGGAAGATGTCGGAGTGAAGTTGGAGAGGCCAGCAGATGAACCAATTGCAGAGGCAGAAGCTGAAGTTGTTGGCGCTTAA